One genomic region from Bradyrhizobium icense encodes:
- a CDS encoding sugar transporter — protein sequence MLQKVEFEDDFQPLQEDRSHLLQPTFYWELFKRRWVYFVLPFVTILAAGAAVALLWPPTYVSEGRILVQSQQIPSELVRPTVTSAAQERIQAIQQRTMTRDNLIAIADKFKLFPDKRTLMSPTELVAEVKKHTKIAPVDLQLDFKQRTRAAMENPTIVFSVGFEYGNATVAAQVANELMTRILNEDLRDRTSRATDTTKFLAREVQRLQAENNALDAKIAQLRLTQGKPASGGSEQPTTLTQLKAELIQKGALYSERHPAIQSLKKQIEALEKVAAAPAPTNDAATVASLEALVAQQESLQKNLDAASAKLAAARLGENLEKDQQSEKLEIIEQPTAPQEPIKPNRLKVLAMAFAAALFGGAGLAFLVEILDKGIRRSNELLSVVDGQLIISIPYITTAAELRAQRRRIFAFLGVFALVVIGLLIVAYLFLPPLDLLIAKARVGLFR from the coding sequence ATGCTGCAGAAAGTTGAATTTGAGGACGATTTCCAGCCGCTGCAAGAGGACCGCAGTCACCTGTTGCAGCCCACTTTTTACTGGGAACTGTTCAAACGGCGGTGGGTCTATTTTGTACTGCCATTCGTCACGATCCTTGCCGCCGGCGCCGCGGTAGCGCTGCTGTGGCCACCGACCTATGTCTCCGAAGGACGAATACTCGTTCAATCGCAGCAGATTCCATCCGAACTGGTCCGGCCTACGGTTACCAGCGCCGCGCAGGAGCGAATCCAGGCCATTCAACAGCGAACGATGACGCGAGACAATCTCATCGCGATCGCCGACAAATTCAAACTATTCCCGGACAAGCGCACGTTGATGTCGCCGACCGAACTCGTCGCGGAGGTCAAGAAACACACGAAAATCGCGCCGGTCGACCTTCAATTGGACTTCAAGCAGCGGACGCGCGCTGCGATGGAAAACCCCACGATCGTTTTCTCGGTCGGATTCGAATACGGCAATGCTACAGTGGCTGCGCAGGTAGCCAACGAGTTGATGACGCGGATCCTGAACGAGGATCTTCGGGATCGGACCAGCCGCGCCACCGACACCACGAAGTTTCTGGCGCGAGAGGTGCAGAGACTTCAGGCGGAGAACAATGCGCTCGATGCCAAGATCGCTCAGTTGCGGCTCACGCAAGGCAAGCCGGCGTCTGGCGGCTCCGAGCAGCCGACAACGCTTACACAGCTTAAGGCCGAATTGATCCAGAAGGGCGCGCTGTATTCAGAACGGCACCCCGCGATCCAATCCCTGAAGAAGCAGATCGAAGCCTTGGAAAAGGTGGCTGCTGCGCCGGCGCCCACCAACGACGCTGCAACGGTGGCCAGCCTCGAGGCCTTGGTCGCCCAACAGGAGAGCTTGCAGAAAAATCTCGATGCTGCCTCGGCAAAATTGGCCGCCGCACGGCTCGGCGAGAACCTCGAAAAGGACCAGCAGTCCGAGAAGCTCGAAATCATCGAGCAGCCCACGGCGCCGCAAGAGCCGATCAAGCCCAATCGGCTGAAGGTCCTTGCCATGGCGTTCGCGGCGGCGCTTTTTGGCGGAGCGGGGTTGGCGTTTCTGGTCGAAATCCTGGACAAGGGAATCCGCAGAAGCAATGAGCTCCTGTCGGTGGTCGATGGCCAGTTGATCATTTCAATTCCCTACATCACGACGGCGGCCGAGTTGCGTGCGCAGCGGCGGCGGATATTTGCTTTTCTAGGGGTGTTTGCGCTGGTTGTGATCGGACTGTTGATTGTTGCGTACCTCTTCCTTCCGCCCCTTGATCTCTTGATTGCCAAGGCCAGGGTCGGGCTGTTTCGATAA
- a CDS encoding CpsD/CapB family tyrosine-protein kinase → MSGSALAANGPLQRSAESPINEVRLRADHLEANRIVAYGTSGPNGRYYDMLRTQVLQEMDKKSWQFLAVTSPTAGCGKTVTACNLALSISRLPERSVLLVDLDLRRPAVGNYLGIDGNGGVLDVLEGRTPLSSAVLQASIGPNNMLVLPGSVSSNSSEWMASQTMGALLQTIKRDFRSRIVIFDLPPMLLGDDVISILPRMDAALLVAGVGSTTVSDIKECQRHLRRTTVVRVVVNKSTEAAGSYYGYY, encoded by the coding sequence TTGAGCGGATCTGCCCTTGCGGCTAACGGACCGCTGCAGCGCTCCGCCGAGTCGCCGATTAACGAGGTGCGTCTTCGGGCCGATCATCTCGAAGCCAACCGAATCGTGGCATATGGCACTTCCGGTCCGAACGGCCGCTACTACGACATGCTGCGCACCCAGGTGCTGCAGGAGATGGACAAGAAGAGCTGGCAGTTCCTGGCTGTGACCTCGCCGACCGCCGGGTGCGGAAAGACGGTGACGGCCTGCAATCTTGCTCTGAGCATTTCCCGCCTGCCGGAACGATCGGTGCTGCTGGTCGATCTCGATTTGCGCCGGCCAGCGGTTGGAAATTATCTGGGTATAGACGGCAATGGCGGTGTTCTCGATGTCCTGGAAGGACGCACGCCGCTTTCTTCGGCGGTTCTGCAGGCAAGCATCGGTCCCAACAACATGCTGGTGCTGCCCGGATCGGTCTCGTCGAATTCTTCCGAGTGGATGGCTTCGCAGACGATGGGGGCGCTGCTGCAGACCATCAAGCGGGATTTCCGGTCACGTATCGTCATCTTCGATCTTCCGCCGATGCTGCTCGGCGATGATGTGATTTCGATCCTGCCTCGAATGGATGCGGCGTTGCTCGTTGCGGGGGTTGGAAGCACGACGGTTTCTGACATCAAGGAATGCCAGCGGCATTTGCGACGGACGACAGTTGTCCGTGTAGTTGTGAACAAGTCAACCGAGGCGGCTGGTTCGTACTACGGCTACTATTGA
- the fcl gene encoding GDP-L-fucose synthase encodes MASLPFELKGKTVYVAGHRGMVGAALVRRLAAEHVELLTTPRNEVDLRDQAAVNRWFAARRPQAVFLAAAKVGGIVANNTLRAEFLYDNLAIASNVIHAAHVHGAEKLMFLGSSCIYPKLAPQPLREDSMLTGPLEPTNEPYAIAKIAGIKMVEAYRSQYGADFINVMPTNLYGRGDNYHPEYSHVVAALIRRFHEAKVSGAKEVAVWGTGTPRREFLYVDDLADACIHLMKTYSDSELVNIGTGEDITIAEFARVVAATVGYRGEIGFDASRPDGTPRKLLDVSRLAKLGWRAGTKLDDGIRLAYQAFLSERQQ; translated from the coding sequence ATGGCAAGCCTGCCGTTTGAGCTGAAGGGCAAGACGGTCTACGTCGCCGGCCACCGCGGCATGGTCGGCGCCGCGCTGGTGCGCCGGCTGGCGGCGGAACACGTCGAACTGCTGACGACGCCCCGCAACGAGGTCGACCTGCGCGATCAGGCCGCGGTCAACCGCTGGTTTGCCGCCCGGCGCCCGCAGGCGGTGTTTCTGGCCGCCGCCAAGGTCGGCGGCATCGTCGCCAACAACACGCTGCGCGCCGAATTCCTCTACGACAATCTGGCGATCGCTTCCAACGTGATCCATGCGGCGCATGTCCACGGCGCCGAGAAGCTGATGTTCTTAGGCTCGTCCTGCATTTATCCCAAACTGGCGCCGCAGCCGCTGCGCGAGGACTCGATGCTGACGGGGCCGCTGGAGCCGACCAACGAGCCCTATGCGATTGCCAAGATCGCCGGGATCAAGATGGTGGAGGCCTATCGCAGCCAGTACGGCGCCGACTTCATCAACGTGATGCCGACCAATCTGTACGGCCGCGGCGACAATTATCATCCCGAATACAGCCACGTCGTCGCCGCCCTGATCCGCCGCTTCCATGAAGCGAAGGTCTCCGGCGCCAAAGAGGTCGCGGTCTGGGGCACCGGCACGCCGCGGCGCGAATTTCTCTATGTCGACGACCTCGCGGATGCCTGCATCCATTTGATGAAGACCTATTCAGATAGCGAATTGGTCAACATCGGCACCGGCGAGGACATCACGATCGCCGAATTCGCCCGCGTGGTCGCGGCGACCGTCGGCTATCGCGGCGAGATCGGTTTTGATGCTTCGCGCCCGGACGGCACGCCGCGAAAACTGCTCGACGTCAGCCGGCTGGCAAAACTCGGCTGGCGCGCCGGCACGAAGCTCGACGACGGCATCCGGCTCGCCTATCAGGCGTTCCTGAGTGAACGACAACAATAG
- the gmd gene encoding GDP-mannose 4,6-dehydratase, whose amino-acid sequence MTVEHSKQRVALITGVTGQDGAYLAEYLLGLGYEVHGIKRRSSSFNTARIDHLYQDPHARNVPFLLHYGDMTDSTNLIRLMQQIRPTEIYNLAAQSHVGVSFESPEYTANADAIGVLRLLEAIRILGMENETRFYQASTSELYGLVQEVPQKETTPFYPRSPYGVAKLYGYWITVNYREAYGMFASNGILFNHESPIRGETFVTRKITRSVARIETGLEEVLYLGNLEAKRDWGHARDYIEGMHKILQADAPDDFVLATGETRSVREFVELAFAEVSRRIEWRGQGVDETGVDAKSGKTVVRIDPVYFRPTEVDLLVGDASKARQKLGWKPKTSFAQIVKEMVANDLDDARREVANGKPAV is encoded by the coding sequence ATGACAGTTGAACATTCAAAACAGCGCGTGGCGCTGATTACCGGCGTCACCGGGCAGGACGGCGCCTACCTGGCCGAATATCTGCTCGGCCTCGGCTATGAGGTCCACGGCATCAAGCGGCGGTCTTCCTCGTTCAACACGGCGCGGATCGATCACCTCTACCAGGACCCGCATGCCCGCAACGTGCCGTTCCTGCTGCATTACGGCGACATGACCGACTCGACCAACCTGATCCGGCTGATGCAGCAGATCAGGCCGACCGAGATCTACAACCTCGCCGCCCAGAGCCATGTCGGCGTCAGCTTCGAAAGCCCGGAATATACCGCCAATGCCGATGCCATCGGCGTGCTGCGGCTTTTGGAAGCGATCCGGATTCTCGGCATGGAGAACGAGACGCGGTTCTATCAGGCCTCGACCTCCGAACTCTATGGCCTGGTGCAGGAGGTGCCGCAGAAGGAGACCACGCCGTTCTACCCGCGCTCGCCTTACGGCGTCGCCAAGCTGTACGGCTACTGGATCACGGTCAATTACCGCGAGGCCTACGGCATGTTTGCCAGTAACGGCATCCTGTTCAACCATGAGAGCCCGATCCGCGGCGAGACCTTCGTCACCCGCAAGATCACCCGCAGCGTCGCCCGCATCGAGACCGGCCTGGAAGAGGTGCTCTATCTCGGCAACCTCGAAGCCAAGCGCGACTGGGGCCATGCACGGGATTATATCGAGGGCATGCACAAGATCCTGCAGGCGGACGCACCCGACGATTTCGTGCTGGCGACCGGCGAGACCCGCTCGGTGCGCGAGTTCGTCGAGCTGGCGTTCGCCGAAGTTAGCCGCCGCATCGAGTGGCGCGGCCAGGGCGTCGACGAAACCGGCGTCGACGCCAAATCCGGCAAGACCGTGGTCCGCATCGATCCCGTCTATTTCCGGCCGACCGAAGTCGATCTTCTGGTCGGCGATGCCAGCAAGGCGCGGCAGAAACTGGGCTGGAAGCCGAAGACGTCGTTCGCCCAGATCGTCAAGGAAATGGTCGCGAACGATCTCGATGATGCGCGGCGGGAGGTCGCCAATGGCAAGCCTGCCGTTTGA
- a CDS encoding S1 family peptidase — MPFAQLTSKLLRVPLLHSILLLAAAWQPTCAQGADETLLPYAVGIHQTPMQSWGPGSGIYLGKGLFITAAHVAGRTWLTRPKVAIAGLEYPTRVVKEGSFEGTDLTLLSVDEALLPVRLRLRRNSICAEPPRPGQEVVTIVPGSAVRSHILSPDRLPAGTRSRFSTVIADVARTGNSGSGVFDVKRKCLLGIMSRKISQPKYRPDTRKMETRDIAKYFVPASEIAAFLPAHLQL; from the coding sequence TTGCCGTTCGCTCAACTCACCTCGAAATTGCTGCGCGTACCATTGCTGCATAGCATCCTTCTTCTGGCGGCTGCGTGGCAGCCGACATGCGCGCAAGGCGCCGACGAGACGCTGCTGCCGTACGCGGTAGGCATTCATCAGACGCCGATGCAGAGCTGGGGGCCGGGATCAGGCATCTATCTCGGAAAAGGCCTGTTCATCACGGCAGCGCATGTCGCAGGCCGGACCTGGCTGACGCGGCCCAAGGTCGCGATTGCCGGATTGGAATATCCGACCCGTGTCGTCAAAGAAGGCAGTTTCGAGGGAACAGATTTAACGCTGCTATCGGTTGATGAAGCGCTTCTTCCGGTGCGATTGCGGCTTCGTCGAAACTCAATCTGCGCCGAACCGCCCAGGCCGGGGCAAGAGGTTGTGACCATTGTACCGGGATCTGCCGTGCGCTCCCACATCCTCTCGCCCGATCGGCTGCCGGCTGGAACCCGCAGCCGATTCAGCACGGTGATCGCCGATGTGGCTCGCACCGGTAATTCCGGATCAGGAGTGTTCGATGTCAAACGCAAATGCCTGCTCGGCATAATGAGCCGGAAAATTTCGCAACCGAAATATCGACCTGACACCAGAAAGATGGAAACGCGTGATATCGCCAAATACTTTGTACCGGCCTCAGAAATTGCGGCCTTTTTGCCCGCCCATTTGCAGCTTTAG
- the epsI gene encoding exosortase-associated protein EpsI, V-type, which translates to MLATVLAPRQLMARTSASPSLETVIPRQFGTWKLVPEISPVRPADPDAYVQPDPLAGKIYSQEVGRGYTDGHGNIVMLMVAYGPVQNYRLKSHRPEICYTANGFRISEKADAAIGYRNGAQPIKMTRLVATRESRFEPVTYWLRVGNDIANGVVDHQLSRLKYGLRGIIPDGALIRVSTIGLPKDVSFKLQDQFIRDLLAAIPPQELKFFTGAS; encoded by the coding sequence GTGCTTGCGACAGTGCTGGCGCCCCGTCAACTGATGGCCCGTACGTCGGCCTCCCCTAGCCTCGAAACCGTCATTCCGCGCCAATTTGGAACCTGGAAGCTGGTTCCCGAAATTAGTCCGGTGCGTCCAGCAGATCCAGACGCGTACGTTCAGCCGGACCCGCTCGCTGGAAAGATTTACAGCCAGGAAGTTGGCCGGGGCTATACGGACGGACATGGCAACATCGTCATGCTGATGGTCGCATACGGTCCGGTACAGAACTATCGGCTGAAGTCCCACCGTCCGGAGATTTGCTATACCGCCAATGGCTTCCGGATCTCGGAAAAAGCGGATGCCGCGATTGGCTATCGCAATGGCGCGCAACCCATCAAGATGACTCGATTGGTTGCGACAAGAGAATCGAGATTCGAACCGGTGACTTACTGGCTGCGGGTCGGCAACGATATCGCCAATGGCGTCGTCGATCATCAGTTGAGCCGGCTGAAGTATGGCCTGCGCGGGATCATTCCCGATGGTGCCCTAATCAGGGTCTCCACGATCGGTCTGCCGAAGGATGTATCGTTCAAACTGCAGGATCAGTTTATCCGCGATCTGCTCGCCGCCATTCCACCTCAGGAACTTAAGTTCTTTACCGGCGCGAGTTGA
- a CDS encoding XrtV sorting system accessory protein: MTTFFDVLTVTCFVALVIAFFQFTERDNRTLLHYMLAGIVFAVANQVGNAGSFYLALVLILAGAGYAVLIARR, translated from the coding sequence ATGACGACGTTTTTTGATGTGTTGACCGTTACCTGTTTCGTGGCGCTGGTGATCGCGTTCTTCCAGTTCACCGAGCGGGACAATCGAACGTTGCTGCACTACATGCTGGCTGGCATTGTATTCGCCGTCGCTAACCAAGTCGGAAATGCGGGCTCGTTCTACCTTGCGCTGGTCTTGATTCTTGCTGGCGCTGGTTACGCGGTTTTGATAGCCCGGAGATGA